From the Moorena sp. SIOASIH genome, the window AATGATTACCCTCTGAAGTAAGCCACCCTTGCTTTTTCATCCATTCTACTTCTTCCTCATAAAAGTTATTGGATTTAAAAGCTACAGCACCAAGGGCGTCAATCATAGTAGTTCGCCATTGCTTTCTATTTTCAAAAAAGGGTAAACGGGAATGATAATCTGCATGACCAGCTTCTCCATAGGCATAAATTTGGATTTCTCCTGGCTCTGCACTTCTGGGTACGGTTAAAAATAATGTCAGTAGTTTCATTATCTAAGGTGTTTTGCCTGGGAACTAGATATGAATGAAATCAACTAAAAACTATAGATATCTATCAAATTTTGCCTTTTGCCTCTCGCTGAATCTCACTTCTGCTGTTTGACCCGAGCAACTTTTTGACAAATGAATATAAGATGCACCCTTTGCTTTTTGCCTTTGGCCTTGCTAAAACGGATTTTAAATTTTCAGCTTAGCTTTTCTATATCGATTTTCCACTTTTACCTTTGATCGTTCCCTCTATACTGTTGTTGATTGAGGGAAGAACAGTTCCTGGATATAAATCTTGACAGTATCGCTTCATTTCCTCTTTACTATACAACGGCGATAGTTTAACCTTCACTTTTTGAAGTGAATCCTGACCAACTCCACCACTAGCTTCTGCTCCACCAACGGATAAAACATTCATTTTAATGCCAGCTTTTCCTTCTCTTTTCAGGGTTACTTGAAGCTCTAGTTCAACTGATTCCACAAAAAGAAAAGGAGCTGTTTTATTTTTTGCAGGTGTTAGTAATTCCCCTTTGACTTGCTCAACCAATTCCGCAAGTCCAATCGAACTATTTCCGTTATCAGTCATGACTATATTGTAGTTTAGTGTTTAAGGTGAATCTAAATTTTTCTAGATTAATGAGACCTTGATGTAACAGGCATCTTGCTTATTACAGCTAGGCCCAATGCAGTGCGTTACGGGATGGACTTTTGTAAAACTGGCTACCAATAAAATTCTGCGATCCCTTCCCTAACGCACCTAATGCACCCTATGCACCCTACGCACCTTACGAACAGCTGATAACAAATAGCTGATAGCTTAACTATTACCCCCATACTAACACAGCATACACTCCATAGATAAAATAAACACTAAATACAATCGCAATAATAATTCGAGACTTCATGGAAGTGTGGCGTCTCCACAATACAAAGCATCCCACTATAACAGCCAACACTTCTAGGGGAGCAAAGATATGACCATAATGACGAGAATCCCAATAAGACACAGGGCTTTCAAAGCGCCAGTTTGACAATGGAAAAAAGTGACGGTGGGCATCGTCAGCATGGAGAGGAAAATCTCCTAACCCATGAAGAGCCATGCTAACAAACATAGCAATCAGAAACGTTTGACGAAAATAGTAGGCTAACAACCCACCTATTAGTATCAATGGAAAAGAATTGAAAATATCGAAAAATACTTGCCAGTTTGGGTTATAATAAGATTCAGACCAGATTACGTTTTCAGGAATTCCTCTGAGGAGTTTCTCATATACGTAAAAAATTACCATTGGTAAATCCGGTAACATGGCACCGAACACAATTGGAAAATTATTTTCGGGCTTTCTTTTTTTTCCTAAAATTAGGAGATTGACGATGGCGTGAGCAGGAGTATTCACAAATAAGGGAGTAGGGAGTAGGGAGTAGGGAGTAGGGAGTAGGGAGTAGGGAGTAGGGAGTAGGGAGTAGGGAATCGGGAATCGGGAATCGGGAATCGGGAATCGGGAATTAAGAATTAAGAATTAAGAATTGGGAATTGGGAATCGGGAATCGGGAATCGGGAATAGAAATTATCACAATTTATTTAGGTTCCCTATAACTTTCAACTTTGAACTTTCAACTTTGAACTTTCAACTTTCAACTTTCAACTTTGAACTTTCAACTTTGAACTTTCAACTTTCAACTTTCAACTTTCAACTTTCAACTTTCAACTTTCAACTTTCAACTTTCAACCTTCAACTTTCAACTTTCAACCTACTCTCAACCTTCAACCTTCAACCTTTCAACCTTCAACCTTCAACCAACCTTAAGCCTTCAACCTACTTTCAACCTTCAACCTACTTTAAACCTTCAACCAACTTTAAACCTTCAACTAACTTATACTTTTCAGCTTATATTCAACGGATTAACATCAATAGTCAAGCTAATATCTGGAGGACACATATCCTGCAAT encodes:
- a CDS encoding trypco2 family protein translates to MTDNGNSSIGLAELVEQVKGELLTPAKNKTAPFLFVESVELELQVTLKREGKAGIKMNVLSVGGAEASGGVGQDSLQKVKVKLSPLYSKEEMKRYCQDLYPGTVLPSINNSIEGTIKGKSGKSI